In Streptomyces sp. NBC_01381, a genomic segment contains:
- a CDS encoding HAD family hydrolase, with protein MSAPLAYSLIATDLDGTLLRGDDTISDRSRAALAATVAAGARHLVVTGRPAPRVKPLLDDLDRGGLAVCGQGAQLYDAESDRMVWSVTLDRELAEAALGKIEAEVGQVHAAVDQDGVDGLTLIEPGYLMPHPTLPAVRVRRRDALWAEPISKVLLRHPELTDDELAAVARDAVGSLATVTMSGPGTVELQPRGVTKATGLALAAERLGMSSADTIAFGDMPNDVPMFVWAARGVAMANAHPDLKSAADEVTSSNEDDGVAAVLERLLG; from the coding sequence ATGTCCGCTCCCCTCGCATATTCACTTATCGCCACTGACCTGGACGGAACGCTGCTGCGCGGCGACGACACCATCTCCGACCGGTCGCGGGCCGCACTGGCGGCGACGGTCGCCGCCGGGGCACGGCACCTGGTGGTGACCGGGCGGCCCGCGCCGCGCGTGAAGCCGCTCCTCGACGATCTGGACAGAGGCGGTCTCGCCGTCTGCGGGCAGGGGGCGCAGTTGTACGACGCGGAGTCCGACCGGATGGTGTGGTCGGTGACGCTGGACCGGGAGCTCGCCGAGGCCGCGCTCGGCAAGATCGAGGCCGAGGTGGGGCAGGTCCATGCCGCCGTCGACCAGGACGGCGTGGACGGGCTCACTCTCATCGAGCCGGGGTATCTGATGCCGCACCCCACGCTGCCGGCCGTGCGGGTGCGGCGGCGTGACGCGCTCTGGGCCGAGCCGATCAGCAAGGTGCTGCTGCGTCATCCCGAGCTGACCGACGACGAGTTGGCCGCCGTGGCGCGTGATGCCGTCGGGTCCCTCGCCACCGTCACCATGTCAGGTCCCGGCACGGTCGAGCTGCAGCCGCGCGGGGTGACCAAGGCGACCGGGCTCGCGCTCGCCGCCGAGCGGCTCGGGATGAGCTCCGCGGACACGATCGCCTTCGGCGACATGCCCAATGACGTACCGATGTTCGTGTGGGCGGCTCGTGGCGTCGCCATGGCCAACGCTCATCCCGATCTCAAGTCGGCTGCCGATGAGGTGACTTCGTCGAACGAGGATGACGGGGTGGCTGCGGTGCTTGAGCGGCTGCTCGGCTGA